The window TTATCCTCAGTACGCCCGTAACCCCGGAGAGATTCTCGACTTTGATCCTGGCCTTTACAGGCTCCCTCTCGGTTCCTCTCTCCGGAACGGTTCTCTCGACCCTTACACTGGGCTCAAAGCTTAACCTTGCCAGGGCGTAGTGGGCCATTATCCCGACCGCCATCAGCGCCGCCGCTGGGCTGCCCATCAGGTAGGCGGCGGCCGAAAGGACTGCCGCGAGGGAGAGCAAGACTCCTGCCCTTTTCATTCCGTTGGCACCTCTACCCTTTCGAGGACTTCCCTTACAATGGTCTTCCCGTCGATGCCGTCCACCTCGTACTCAGGCTTGACGACGATCCTGTGGGAGATGACTGGAATAGCCAGCCATTTAACGTCATCCGGGATGACGTAGCTCCTCCCTTCTAGGTAGGCCTTAACCTTGGCGGTGTAGAGGAGATGCTCGCCAGCCCTCGGCGAGGCTCCAAGGATCACCCTCTCGTCGAGCCTCGTCTCCTTGACGATGGCGTATATATAGTCGATTGCTGCCTCACTCACGTGGACTCTCATGGCCTCTCTTCTGGCCCTGGCCAGCTCGCTCCCGAGGACGACCTGGTTTGCTTCCGAGAACTGCCCCAGGCTCTTCATCCTGAGCATTGCCTTCTCGCTCTCCTCGGGGAGGTAAGTGAGGTCTATCTTCATCATAAACCTGTCAATCTGCGCGGTAGGGAGCTCGTAGACGCCCTCCATTTCCACAGGGTTCATCGTCGCGAGGACTATGAACGGCTCCGGGAGCTTGAGGGGGAGGCCCTCTATGGTGACCTGTCGCTCCTCCATCGCCTCGAGGAGAGCTGACTGTGTCTTTGGAGAGGCACGGTTTATCTCATCGACGAGAACGACGTTGGCAAAGATGGGGCCCTTTCTTATCTTGAACTCCCCGGTTCGCATGTCGTAAAAGGTGTGGCCGATTATGTCTGCCGGCAGTATGTCTGGCGTCATCTGTATCCTCGAGAACTTCAGTCCAAGGGTCTGTGCGAAGTTCTTGCTCAGGGTCGTTTTCGCTATTCCCGGGACTCCTTCCAGGAGCACGTGCCCGTTGGCTATAATGGCTATCGTCATCAGCTCGATCACATCGTCCATTCCGACTATTGCCTTTCCAACCTCGGCCTTAATCTTCTCGAGTATCATATCAACCACCCATCCTTTCGAGCATCTCGATTATCTCCTTTTCATCCCAGCCCCGCTCCCTCGCCAGAGCCAGGGCGAGCTCTTCGGGGCTTTCCTTCCTTCTGAAGAAGCGCGAGACAGGCTTCCAGAGCAGCCTTCCCACCGCTCTGAAGATGCCCAGCTCCCTGAGGAGTATTAGAATACCGATGACGAGTATCAGCCTGATGACCATGTCTTTGGGCAGTAGCCTCGTTATCGTGACTGTTCCAGCGGTGTACAGGTTGAAGTCCGGGTGATGGGCCTCGTCTATGTAGAAGGTATCGCCTCCGAGGTACTCGATGAGGTTCCTTAGGAAAGGCTCGTTCTCGCCGTAGAGCTGGTTTATCAGTATATCCGGATCTGCCAGGATTACGACCCTTCCATTCCCGTATTCGACTTCAGTCATGAGCGGGTACTGCTTCCTCTGGGAGTTTATCATAGCCACCTTGCTCGCGTAGGCCTCACCGCCCCTCGTCACGAGAATTGCAGAGGGCTCATTTGTGACTATTCTCGTGACGTTTCTTGCCAGAAGGGGGTTCTCTATCCTAACGGAGACTATGATCCTATCATCCTTCTCGTAGAAGAAGTCGCGGAGGGGATAGTTGGATATGCTCACTGACAAGTTGAGGGCCCTCAGTATCTCGTTGCCCGTGCCGAAGTCGTCGGCTATGAAGAGGGTATTTCCACGCTCCAGGAAGGTCTTAATCTGCTCTATCTCGGCATCAGTGAAGGTCATGTTGGGGCCGACTATGACGAGAACACCGTTATTCTCGCTGATGCTGGCCATGTCGAAGGATTCGAAGATGGGAGCGACCCGCTTCCCCTCTCCGTGGGCAAGCTTGACGAAGTTTGAAATCCCGTCCCAGTTTGTGTTGAACATACTGTACTGGGTGGAGCTCTTGAACAGGGGTACCGTCAGCGGCATGGTGATGAGGGTGAAGATGAGTAGGATAAGAACGAGGTACTTTATGGTTTTATTCACCTCTCTCACCCCGAAGCAGCCTCTCGATGCTCGCCCTGAACTCGGTTAGCTCCTCCCCACTCAGGGGGATTTCCCCGTAAACGGCTTTCTCGTGGAGCTTTGTTACGGCCTCAAGGTCTGGATACAGCTCCCAGTCGCGGAGAATCCTCAGGACTTCCCTCGGAGTCAGGCTCTCGCTTATTCCGAACATCTCCCTCAGCCTTTCTCTGAGGAGCTTATAAGCCTCACCGATGTCTTCGGGGATTTCAAGGAACTCTCCGGACGTTTCATTCCCCCCTGCCGCGTACTTGAAGACCGTCTTCTGGGATGCTTGAGGCGTTGTTTGGTCTTTCTTTCTCCTAGTTAGGATGCCAGCCGCGAGGAGCATCGCCAGGACAACGATTGCGATGTACCTCGGCAGCATGTTCTCCGGCGGGACGACGGTGAGGAGGACCACATTGGAGGTGGCTCCCTCGTACACCTCGCTGCCGGCGAAGGCCACGTAGACCTTCAGCCGACCGGGACTCTGCGGCTCCAGGGCGAAGGAGAAGGTTCCGTTCTCGGCCGTGATGTTGAACTGAGGGGTGTCGTTGACATAAACGATGAGGGGGAAGGTCATGTTCGGCTTCACCCTTCCTGTGAACGCGGCTTTTTCCCCGAGGGTTATTCTCTCTGGCCCGTTGAGGGTTATCGCAACCGGGAAGCGCCTGAACTCAACCGTGACTATCTCTGAGGTTCCGGTGTGGGTTCCGTCGCCGGCGAATTCCAGCGGCACCTGGAACGTTACGGCCTCGGAGGAGTGGTAGCTCTTTGCGAAGCCTCCATCGGGCCCGGTGACGAGCGTTTCGTCTCCAACCGTTATCTCCCTCTCCCCCAGGGGGTTGCCGTAGTAGTCAATGAGCTTTCCGGAGACGGTGAGGCTCTGGTTCAGAAAGGCGCTGTAGACGTTTTCGACCAGAAAGACGGAGGGTATCTTCCTCACCGTCACGTTGATGGTGTTCGACCTGAGCCCTCCCTGGGTGGCGTACACCGTGTAAGTCCCGAGCTCCCTGAACCGGTACATGGTGGCAAAGAGCCCGTTCTGGGGGGTGACTATGAGGAAGGACGTGAAGTTCCCTTTTGTGATGACCACTGTGACAGTCTCGTTGCCCGGACAGGAGCCGAAGATTGTGACTGACTGGTAGAGCATCGGCTCTGAATCCGAGATCCCTATCTCGAACTTCCCGCTGGGGGGAGTCCTGGAGACGAGTTTATCTATCTCGCCGAGGTACTTTCTGACCTTCTCCGTATTGAACTTCAGGATTTCGGTCCCGTTCATCAGTTCCAGAGAGTCTATCTCATCCAGGAGGGACTCCATGTTGAGGACTGTGCCCCGGATTCCGGCTGTAACCGCGGGTGTTGGATTTTTGCGGAACTCAAGTATGAGCTCGTTCAGAATCATCAGCTCTCTGGAGAATTCGTAGAACGGCTGGATAACTTTCATCACCGTGGGGTTAACTCCTTTCTCCTGGTAGTACAGCGCCTCCAGGTGGATGAGCTCCAGCTCGTTTAGGGTGGTGTTGGCGAGAGTTAGGCCGTAGCTCTCGTTAACCAGGACGTACTTCAGGGAGTCCTCAAAGCGGAGGATAATCTTGGAGAAGTACTCATAGAGAAAAACATCCCTCTGGGTCGGCTCCTCAACGGCCTTCCCGGAGGCGAGTGGAACGGAGCCGACGATTAGAATTAGGGTTATTATTAAAAGCAACGCTCTCCTCATCGCCATCGCATCCATAAGGCATAAAAACCTTATTAAGTTTATTCGTTCCGGTGTTAGAATGGGGAGGATTTTGGGAAGTATCCTTTTAGCGGCTGGAATCGTCCTGTGGTACCACGGGGGCGTATCTGGAATAACATCTCTGGTCAACCTGGGAATCGGGGCGATAATTCTTGGTCTGGTAATGGCTGCTATGCCTTCCAGGAACCACGTTGACAGGGAGGCCCTTTTCCTAGCGTGCGAACCTTCATGTGAGTTCGTTGAAAAGCTAAGGAATGACCTCGAGCTCAGGGGGAAGCCGGTGATCATACCGCCCTACGAAAACCTCCCTAAAGGTGGCATCTTCCTCCCCAAGTCCGAAGCTGTCTCCTTTAGCCTTGGAAAGCTCGACGAGGGAACCGTATTTGTTACGGGCACCGAGGAGGAGAGCGGCGTTCTGATAAGTCCTCCTGCTGGATGGGCGCTTGTGAGCTACATTGAGGAGAACGTCGGTGGGCTCTCCGGGACGGGCCTCGGATACGCTTCCTCGGCCGTTTCCTCCGGCTTAAGCGCCCTGGGCCTCGGTTCGGCGGAGGCCTTTGAGAGGGAAGACGGGACGATAGAGATCTTCGTAAAGCCCCTCTGCGACGGCCCTGTCTACGCTGACCCCGTTGCCTCGGCCGTTCTCCTCGGAATCGCCGCCGGAATGGAAGAACTCCTGAGGATAGAATCCGTTGAGAGCGTAAAGGACTACGTCAAGGTGATCCTTGAGCGGCTCGGTGGGATCGAGAGATGGCTATGAGGGAGAACGTCGTCCTGTTCCTTGCGTTGTGGATAATCACGGCCGCACTCGTGAGTCCGTCAGTGGAGATATTCCTGACCATAGCCCTTATTGGGATATTGATAACCCTTGAGATAGGTGAGTTTTATCTGCCGAGGGACGTCAAAAGCTCTCTGAAACTCTCCGCCTATCTGCTCCTTCTCGCCTTCGCCTTCATAGTGGCAAGAAAAGTGTATGAAGTGATAAAATAAGTCAGATGGTTGAGAGAAGCTCCCTAACCGTCCTCCTTACGGCTTCGTAGCTGTTGAGCTTCGGCTCCCAGCCGGTTTTCTTCGCTTTCTCTATGCTCAGGCGCATGAACTTGACGTCGCCCTTCCAGCCGCGGCCACCGTCGACTCCACCTGTGAACCTGAAGGCTGGATTCAGCCCCATCTCCTCGCTGACTATCTCGGCGATTTCCCTGACGGTTATCCAGTCGTCGTTTCCGAGGTTGTAAGCGTCGTAGGTTTTGCCTTCCTTCCTGAAGTGCTCGAAGATGTGGAGCATCCCATCAACGGTGTCGCTCACGTGGAGGTAGCTCTTCCTCTGGGTTCCGTCGCCCAGAATTTCCAGTTCATTGGGGTTCTTCCTGAGCTTGTTGATGAAGTCGTAGATGACGCCGTGGTTGGAGCGCTCGCCTATTATGTTGGCCAGCCTGAAGACGAGAGCTTTGAAGTCGAAGGTGTGGGCGTAGCCGCTTATCAGGGCTTCAGCCGCGAGCTTCGCCCCGCCGTAGACGCTTATCGGCTCGAGCGGGGCGTAGTCCTCTGGAGTGGGGATGACCTCGGCGTCGCCGTAGACCGTCGATGACGAGGTGAAAACGAGGTATTTGACCCCGGATTTCCTCATTGCTTCAAGGAGGTTGTAGGTTATAACGACGTTGGTCTCGTAGAGCAGCTCCGGGCTCTGAGAGCCGATCCTAACCTCCGGATTGGCGGCGAGATGGAAGACCACCTCTACGTCTTCAACGGCCTTCTCCACGATTTCCCGATTTCTCATGTCTCCCTCTATGAACTCGAACCTCTCATGCTTGAGCCAGCGTTTAAGGTTGTCCAGACTGCCGGCGCTTAAATCGTCCAGAACCCTGACCTCGTATCCGAGCTCCATGAGCCTGTCCACAAGATGGGAGCCTATGAAGCCTGCACCGCCCGTGACCAGAACCTTCATTCATACCACCACCCATGATGAAGCGAAATTATTTAAATATGTTAGGGGTAAACCCTGTGGTTGAAGTACGTTGGAACGGTGAGCGCCATGAAGGTTCTGATAATGGCCGGCGGCTACGCGACGAGGCTCTGGCCCATAACCAAAGATAATCCTAAAGCTTTACTCCCTGTCGGGAACAAGGTGATACTGGACTACATTCTGGAAAAGGTCGACGAGCTTGGTCTCGAAGCCTACATATCGACCAACAGGTTCTTTGAGATGCACTTCCGTCCCTACGCTGAGAGGAATGGCATAAACCTCATCGTGGAAGACACCCTCCACGAGGAGGAGAAGCTCGGAACGATAGGGGCTATGAAAAAGGCCGTGGAGGAGCTCGGTTCAGATGACTACCTCATCATAGCCGGCGACAACCTGTTCTCCTTCAGCCTGGTGGACTTCCTGAAGGCCTACGACGGGAGGACCCTCATAGCGGTCTACGACGTCGGCGACCTAGAGCTGGCCAAGCGCTACGGTGTGGTCGTTCTTGAAGGCGACAGGGTCATCTCCTTCCAGGAGAAGCCGGCCGAGCCGAAGTCGACTCTCGTCAGCACGGGCGTTTACATCTTCCCGAGAAGGGTAATGGAGAAAATCGATGAGTACCTCTCCGACGGAAACAAGGATTCACCGGGCTACTTCATCCAGTGGCTCTTGGAGAAGGGTGAGGACATCAGGGCCTACCGCTTCTCCGAGTACTGGTACGACATAGGAAGTGCGGACAGCTACCTGGAGGCCCTCAAGACTCTCCTCAGAGAGAGCCACGTCGAGGAGATTCAAATAAGCCCCTACGCCAAGATAATCCCGCCGGTGGTCATAAAGAAGGGCGCCAAAATACTCGGCAGGTCGATAATAGGGCCGTACGCCTACATAGGCGAGGAGTGCGTCATAGAGAACTCCGACATCAGCGACTCGATAGTATTCAGAAAGACCATAATCAGGAACTCGACGATATGGCGCTCCATCATCGATGAGAAGTGCGAGATAAGGAACCTTGAACTGAGAAAGAGCCTCGTCGGGGGTCACGCAAAGATACAGAGGGGCGAGTGAGGCTTGCGTGGACATGAATTTCCCTGCTTATTATTATTGCCAAAGATTTCGGGGAGGTTCAATATGGAGCCCCGCGTTCATTCCACTTTGTGAGAGCTGGGATAGTGGACTATTTTTCTTTTTCCTATTGAACTATCATTTCCCTGTCTTGGAAGGGACTTCCTGCCCATGCGGTTAAACTTAGAGAATTCACACCCTGCCTGAAACAGGTGGGGTCTCAATGCTTTTTGACACCAGAATACTGGGAGCTAGTTGAGAAAATCGAAAACGGAAGGAACTTCTTTGTCATAACTGGTCCAAGGAGGATTGGAAAAACTACCTTCCTCACAGCTGCACTGAATGACCTCTATGAGAAATACGAAATACCACACATAATCATCGACGCAAGGACCATCTCAACCGTTAACTCGAAGAACCCTCAAGGGCAAATTGTGAGAGAAATCCTTTAGCATTAAAAAGCATTCCAAAAAAAGGCCGCTCTCAAAAATAACAGACTCCATTGACAGCATCACTATCAAAGGAGTTAAACTAAAGCTCAAGAAGGACACCGAGTATACCTTGCCAGACATTCTACGGGAGCTCAACAACTCCAACGACGTGCTCATCATAGCGTACGACGAAGCGCAGTACTTCAGGTATGCAAACGAAGACTTTACAAAAATCCTTGCCTGGGTTTACGACAAGCTCCCCAATATAATCACGATTGTGACGGGCTCACAGGTGGGGGTTCTTGAAAACTTCCTGCGCTTTGACGACTACAAAGCCCCCCTTTACGGCAGATACCACGTGAAAATACCGCTAACGAGGTTCACTCCCTCCTAGAGTTTCGAGTTCCTTGAGAGAGGTTTTGAAGAGTATGGATTGCCTGTGAATCCAAAAGATATACTCTCGGCCATCAAGGCTCTTGATGGGGTACCTGGCTGGCTGACGCACTACGGGGCAAGCAGAATTGATGGAAAGACCCACTGGGACGCTATTCATGACGTTCTCACTGAGGCTGAAGGGTACATTCGTTCGGAGTTCGAAGAACTTGACAGGGCTTCTCCGAGGTACAGGCGGATTATGGAGATTGTAGCAAGTATCACTTCCCGGAAAGACTCTGCCTCTTGGACTGAGATAAAGAACGCCCTTGAGCTCAGGGAAGGTAAGGAGATTGATGACAAAAATATTAACCTACTCCTTAAAAAGCTCGTTAACTACGGTTTCCTTGAACATGTGGGAAGGGAATACAGTATTCCAGACCCAGTAATCAAGAGAATCTTCCAAACCTGACTTTTTCCTTAGCCCTACTAAGTTTTGAATCAGTGATATGAGAAGAAGTGAGGAGCGCCATACAGACGAGTCTGGAGTGAAGTTTCACTCTTGACAGACCTCTCCCTGCTTAATAGTGGCCCATGACCCTCTCGGATCATGGAATCACTGTTCGGGTTAGGTCTGCCTGGGGTGAAGCTTTCGCTTCAGTCTCCCCTGCAGGCACTCCTCATATAGTATTGGGTGTTTTAACTATATAAATCTTTGCTTTTATTTAAAGCAAAATTTTTTGACAACTCCTTGAAATAATTTCAACCATGCTGGGATCTGAGTTGGAAGCGGAGGGTATTCATGTAAGAATAGAAATTGAATCAGGCGCGAGAAGATAGTGAGGAGCACCTTGAAATCGGGACCTCGGCGAAAATCCCATCCTCAAGGAACGCCAGGCTTGTGACTCCAGCCCTCCGGACTTGTGGAACACGTTAGGCTTAGCATCCATCAAGGGTGAAACTTTCGCTTCGGTCTCACCAACAGGGCACTCCTCATATAGTATTGGGTGTTTTAACTATATAAACCTTTGCTTTTATTTAAATCAAAATTTTTTGGCAACTTTCCGAGATAATTTCAATCAGGTTGGGAATTCGGTTTGAGATGGAGTGTTTAGTAGTTAGCTAAAATGGAAATCGAATCGTACATTGAAAAGACGGAGAAATAGAATTTCCTGCTTTTTCAAACCCAACCCTTAAATTCTTCGAGAACCAAAAGTTAATGATGGGGTGTGGGTAATGGGTGAGAAATTAATTAAGGTGCTGACGGTTCTCGTGGTTGTTCTGCTTGTCTTCAACATCGGCATGGTCTACGGTGCACTCAAAGCCAGGAGCATAGCGCTGGAGGAGATAGAGGGCGTCATAACCCTTGTGGATGGCATGAAGAGCGAGAGGATAACAATCCAGTATCCGTTCGACCAGGAGATACAGGTCCCTCTCCGGATGAACCTCAGTGTTCCTGTTTCCATGGTGACGAGGGTTCCGGTAAATGAGGAGATTGCCGTGAAGGTTCCTCTCGATACCTACGTTGACGTTCCCGTAAACAAGACTGTGAAAGTGCACATCGCCCAGAACATAACCACCACCGTCGAAGTGAACGGCAAGCAGGAGACGGTGATAATTCCGCTTGATACCTACGTCGATGTCCCGATAGTCACGACGGTTAGGGTTAGGGTCAGGGACGTTGTAGACACCACAGTGCCGCTCAACATGACCCTTGAGGTGCCGATAAACCAGACGGTTGTTGTGCCGATAGACGAGACGCTGACCGTTCCGATTAAGATGAACCTCACCATCAAGACGACGCCGGAGGAGATGGGCCTCGGAGATCTGATTGATAGGGTTGTTAAGATGCTCGAGGGGATGAAGGCGGCGATTGGGTGAACCGGCCTGAGCATAACGTTACATTTGGAATCCTATTCATCCACCCTCTGAGGATGTTGGCCGTTACGACGGCCACGATAAGTTTTTATTTTCTGGGATAGTATTGACGGCGGTGGATGATCATGAAGGCCCTTATTCTCTCCGGAGGTCACGGAACCAGGCTGAGGCCCCTCACCTATTCCCAGCAGAAGCAGCTCATCCCAGTCGCGAACAAGCCCGTCCTGTTCTACGCCATTGAGGACGTCATCGAGGCCGGCATTCACGAGATTGGGATTATCATCGGCCCAAACAAGGAGCAGGTGATGGAGACCGTTAGGAGCGTTGATTGGGACGCTGACATAGAGTTCATCTACCAGGGCGAGCCGAAAGGTTTAGCACACGCGATAAAGGTCGCGAGGGATTATCTCGGTGACGATGATTTTGTGATGTACCTCGGTGACAACATCCTCAGGGAAGGCATAGTGGAGCACCTGAACCACTTCAAAGAGGGAAACTTCGACGCCAGCATTTTGCTCTGTGAGGTTTCCAATCCCCAGCGGTTCGGTGTGGCCGAGCTGAGTGAGGACGGAAAGACCATCAAACGGCTGGTTGAGAAACCCAAGGTGCCGCCAAGCAACCTGGCGCTTGTGGGAATCTACTTCTTCAAGCCCGTCATCCACGAGGCAGTCGAGAACATAAGGCCCTCCTGGAGGAACGAGCTTGAGATAACCGACGCGATCCAGTGGTTAATCGACCACGGCTACCGCGTTGGGTGGACGAAGGTCCAGAACTGGTGGAAGGACACCGGAAAGCCCGAGGACATACTCGACGCCAACAGGCTCATCCTGGACGACATCCAGACGGATATACGGGTCGAGACGAAGGCCAGAATCCATGGAAGGGTGGTCATCGGGGAAGGAACCCGGATCGACGGGAACACCGTCATAAAGGGCCCCGCGATAATCGGCAGGAACTGCATTATCAGGAACGCCTACATCGGCCCCTACACGAGCATCGGCGACAACTGCATCATCGAGAACACGGAGATTGAGGACTCCGTTATTCTTGAGGGAAGCGAGATTAGATGCGGCGGCAGGATTGTGGAGAGCCTCATAGGGAAGAACGTGAAGATTTTAGAGGGGAACAACCATCCCATTGGGAGGAAGCTGGTCGTCGGTGACAATTCCCAGTTAATGCTGTGAGGTGGAATGATGAGACTCTTAGTGACCGGTGGAATGGGCTTCATAGGGAGCAACTTCATCCGCTATATCCTGGAAAAGCACCCTGACTGGGAAGTGATAAATCTCGACAAGCTCGGCTACGGGTCGAATCCGGCAAATTTGAAAGACATCGAGGACAATCCGCGCTACACCTTCGTCAAGGGAGACATAGCGGACTTTGAGCTCGTTAAGGAGCTAATCAAGAAAGTTGATGCGGTAGTTAACTTCGCTGCTGAGAGCCACGTGGACAGGAGCATCTCAAGCCCTGAGCACTTTCTAAAGAGCAACGTCATCGGTGTTTACACGATTCTTGAAGCAATCAGGAAAGAGAACCCCGAAGTTAGACTAGTTCACGTGAGCACCGATGAAGTCTACGGCGATATCCTGGAAGGCTCGTTCACCGAAAAAGACGCGCTTATGCCCTCATCCCCATACTCCGCTACTAAAGCTGCCAGTGATGTTCTCGTGCTTGGCTGGACGCGGACTTACAGTCTGAACGCTTCCATAACGAGGTGCACCAACAACTACGGCCCCTACCAGTTCCCGGAAAAGCTCATCCCCAAGACGATAATCAGGGCCAGCATGGGGCTTAAGATTCCGATATACGGAACCGGCCAGAACGTGAGGGACTGGCTCTACGTCGAAGACCACGTCAGGGCAATTGAGGCCGTTCTGCTCAAAGGGGAGCCCAGGGAAATCTACAACATCTCCGCCGGCGAGGAAAAGACTAACCTGGAGGTCGTTAAGACAATCCTTGAGCTCATGGGCAGGGACGAGTCGCTTATAGAGTTCGTCGAGGACAGGCCCGGCCACGATTTGAGGTACTCCCTCGACTCGTGGAAGATAACGCGTGACCTCAAGTGGAGGTCAAAGCACAGCTTTGAGGAGGGTATTAGAAAGACTGTCAAATGGTACCTCGAAAACGAGGCCTGGTGGAGGCCGCTGGTCAACGAGAAGGTCCTTCATCCAACGCCCTGGAAGCTGGGGTGGTGAGAACATTTAAATATGTGCATACACATAATTATGTATGGTGATGATATGCCAACTATGACCCTTTCAATACCTCCGGAGCTCTACCGCAAGATGAAGAAGCACCCAGAAATCAAATGGAGCGAAGTGGCGAGAAAAGCCATAGCCGAGTACCTCAGTGAGCTTGAGAACTCCCGAACCGAGATGTCCATGTTGGAGTTCAGAGAACTTCTGGGGGATGAGACCCTCAGGGAGATGGAGTCCATTCCGGACGAGGCTTACGAGGAATACTACAGGAAAATGAGGGATCTGGAATGGGAGAGGACAAAAAGAAACTCTACGACACGAACGTCCTGATCGACCTAGTTAAAAGCGGCGAGAACCCCGGGGACGGCTATACAACGGCGCTGAATCTTGTGGAATACCCAAAGGGAGTCTCTCTGGATCTGGGAGTCCTCATACCATCGCCCAAAGAATACGCTCTGGCTGTTAAGCTCTCAGAGAAACTTGTAAAGGCAGGCACCCCTGTTCCCGCCGTGGACGTGATAATCGCCGCCGTTGCAATATCCAGGGGGATGACCCTCGTGACAAAGGACAGACATTTCTCGCGGATAAAGAAGGTTGCCCCCGAGCTCAGACTCGAACTGGTTGAATAAGATGGGTTATTAATCACTTGGCAGTAAGCAAAAGGTAATTAAGTTCCGCGAGAATGTTTAGGATGGTGAACGTGATGGAGGACGCTTACAAGCTCTTTCAGCAGCTCCCAGATGACCTCAAGGAGGAGGTGCTGGACTACATCGAGTTTCTCCTGGAGAGGAACGCGCGCAGGAGACGCTCCCCCATGAAGTTTGGATGGCGCGGGGGGCTGAAGGAGCTCAGGAAGAAGTACACTTCCGTGGAGCTTCAGCACAAGACCCTTGAATGGTGGGGCTGATGTATCTAGTTGATACCAACGTGTTCCTTGAAATCCTTCTTGATCAGGAAAACGCTGATAACGCGGAGAGGTTCCTTAGAGAAACTCCACCCAGCGAGCTTGCCGTCTCGGATTTCTCGGTTTACTCAATAGGGAT of the Thermococcus onnurineus NA1 genome contains:
- a CDS encoding type II toxin-antitoxin system VapC family toxin — translated: MGEDKKKLYDTNVLIDLVKSGENPGDGYTTALNLVEYPKGVSLDLGVLIPSPKEYALAVKLSEKLVKAGTPVPAVDVIIAAVAISRGMTLVTKDRHFSRIKKVAPELRLELVE
- a CDS encoding DUF2281 domain-containing protein, which encodes MEDAYKLFQQLPDDLKEEVLDYIEFLLERNARRRRSPMKFGWRGGLKELRKKYTSVELQHKTLEWWG
- the rfbB gene encoding dTDP-glucose 4,6-dehydratase, with protein sequence MRLLVTGGMGFIGSNFIRYILEKHPDWEVINLDKLGYGSNPANLKDIEDNPRYTFVKGDIADFELVKELIKKVDAVVNFAAESHVDRSISSPEHFLKSNVIGVYTILEAIRKENPEVRLVHVSTDEVYGDILEGSFTEKDALMPSSPYSATKAASDVLVLGWTRTYSLNASITRCTNNYGPYQFPEKLIPKTIIRASMGLKIPIYGTGQNVRDWLYVEDHVRAIEAVLLKGEPREIYNISAGEEKTNLEVVKTILELMGRDESLIEFVEDRPGHDLRYSLDSWKITRDLKWRSKHSFEEGIRKTVKWYLENEAWWRPLVNEKVLHPTPWKLGW